Genomic segment of Gasterosteus aculeatus chromosome 4, fGasAcu3.hap1.1, whole genome shotgun sequence:
TCCACAGTGGAAGTGTTTATTCGGTGCAGTTTGTTTAAAGCGCTCGAGTCGCTGCGACGTCCATCAGTGAGGTTCTTTGTCCCGCTGCAGTGATTTGGTCTTTCCAGCAGATCTGCAGCGGACAAATATACAAAAACCTGCAAATGTAAGACAATACTTTGGTCATAGCGTTGAGAATGTAACAACATAATACAATTGAAAACCGAAATAACTAAAAACAATACTTCACCGGTTATCTGACTGAGTGTTTGTTGAAGGATgcgtctgtatatatatatatatatatatttattttgggtTGGAACCAAATCCTACCACAACGACAAAGAACTGACCCAACTAACAAGAACAGACGCACTGTTGTATGATGTAAACAGACCCAGTTGTATTACTTTGGAGAGGTACTGTGCTTTTTAGCGTCTGTGATAAACCACCAGTATTAAGTAGCAAGGCTACAAACAGCAGCTCCTTTATCCTGAATGAAATGATCTAGTGTggctttttaaagtttaaagttttcaaactaaataataaatcatttataataaataaatgaaaagttaAGTAGAATAGTTAATCAACTTCTAATACATTCTAATTTCTTGAGAAATAAGAATCTACACCATAGTCTCTGGAGTTTACCTGCTGCTGTACTTTAATCCGTCTCCTCCTCATGTCTCTGGTCTTTCGGAGCGACGGGGACGACGGTTGTCCCCAACAAGCCTCTTCTCACAATGTAGGGACACGAGGGCCCACTGGGGATATCAGCAAATCCTGCAggggagggggacggagggggacaGAGGGTCAGGGGTTTGTGGGAGAGCAGAAAAATGAAGAGCACATGAGACAAAACAACAGCAGGAAGAACCAATACTCATATTCACACTATTGATGGTACTCAATCAGAACATCATTAAGATTTACAGCTGTGGATCATTTTCACATCTTCAGGACTCGGGAGGTGAGAATGATGCTTCTTGTATTAAATGTTAGTTCATGCaaatgtattccttttttttttaaagacaaatcCGGTACCTTTCATGACAACGTCCGGCAGGCCATAAGGTTCATACTCGGTGTCGTCAAAGGCGGCGGAAAGCTGAGTTCTGTTGCGACGGATTCTTTCAGCCAGACGGGCCGGATCAGCCGGGATGGGGAAGGAGCCCAAAAACACGTCTcgtagctccgccccccccaatGATGCGGCGGCGGAGACCGGAGGGGGGTCCACTAGGTCTTCCTGCTCGTTCTCCTCAGTCTGCGTGTACGCACAGCGGAGGTCAGAGGTTGTGGGAGCGCGGCGGGGAGACAAACTCTCCTCCGTTTGACTGCCGACGCTTCTCATTTCCGTCCGGACGTCTTTGTCTGAAGAATCTCGTGTTGGTTTGTGATCATCTGGGGCTCTGGGGGCATCAGATACCGACTCAGGACTTCCTGTGGAACACTCGGCCAATTTGGACTGCTTTGGTCTTGAGACTTTGATGGAATCTTTGGTGGCATGTGGTTGACCGGCTTTCTCAGATAACATTTGGATAACTTCCGTGTCTCTCTTCTCTTGGAGCGTTTGACAGGTATTCAACTGATGCAACACGGAGAACtcgtggttttctttttctgattcCTGAGTCAAAAGAAACACGTAACAATTAAAGGCCGAACAGTACATGTGAACAAACTTGTGTGCCCaataaaaattatatatttgtacGAGCACAAAACACATAGTGATTGACGAGAGAGAAAACTAATCACCTGGACAATCTGATCACATTCCTGAAACGTCTTTTCAGACGGATTGAGAGTCTTTTCTTCGGGGAGTTTGCTGTTCTGAAGTCTTTTGGtaaaacaagaacaacaaaagTTAATTcgaaacaaactcaaaagaataGAAACCAGAATTTGATAATATGATCCACAGAAaccaataaatacaaacacagtgTTTGCtttacatgtgcacacaaacaccataGACACATAATTGTACGCGTCCAACACAAGCTTTTCATGGCTTCTCCAGCCCTGGTGTGAGTGTGTTACCTGGAGGACAACAAGCGGCCCTGCAGTGTgccggaggagcaggagacgAACAGCTCATCTTCTCTGACCACTGACACGATGCCAAAGCTCTCCTCAGCGGTCTGAGCCCGGCGCCGGTTCTTCTCAGCGGCCGGCCACTGGTTCCACTGGGGCTGCGTGACGGCAGGGATCTGGTCCCGGGTCTCATTCTGGTTGTCTGGGGCCGGTTGGGCGGACAGTCTCCACCTGACGAGTTCCTCGGCCTGCAGCTCGGTCTCTTCAGAGAGAGACCGCaagctcctctgcagctcctccacctggaCAGGAGGGGAAGCACAGGACAGACACAGATGGTACCAATGAAACTGAACATGTGGGTGAAATAACGGCACTACAGTAATTCAAGAAACGTTCATCTACTTTTCTAGCATTTGTTAGTTTCTCCATTATAGATTTATTTAACAACCCATTTTGTGATATTTAGAGGTGGCGTGACGTCACTACCTGTTGCTGTAGCCGCTTGATCTGAAGTTCAGGCACCGACTCCAGCTCTTCTTCGGCCTTGGTAGTCCTCCAATTTTCCATTGCTAAATCTCCTTCATCTTTCATCCTCCCCACATCCTGAGGCAGCGGCTGTCGTGCGTCAGTGCCGATATTATCCGGCACACTCTGTGAACTTCGCTCCGCAGAGCAGGACAGAGCAGCACTTCCTGTGTTGTGGCTCTGCTCCACCGAGTCTTCTTGTTTCCCACTGTCTGTGTGTAACGCCGGGGTCCCGGGGGCTGAGGGGCCTGAGGGGGCCACGCCCCCCACCAATTGCTTCAGCAGCCGAATCTCCTGTCGGAGGGCGAGGAGTTCTGCATCCATGTCTGCTGAGGCTGCATCTTCAGCAGAGCTGTGGTTGCTGAGAGTCCTGTCCTGAGAGGCTGGACGCCGGTCCCCTGTCCTTAGGGCTTCCACGTCTGATTCGTTACTAAAAGGCTCTGGTATTTCTGCGTCAGCTGTCACAATCTCTAGTTGACTTCTTTGTGCATCATAGCCGCTGTCTTCTAGGGAGTTTGCAGTGAGGACTGGGACAGGAGACTCTTTTTCCTGCATTGACTGAAGCCCTGGGATATGCAGCGTTATCTCATATTGTGTCACTTCCTTTTGTTCtccatcctccacctccttaatcatcatttcctcctctcttttcctctcctccgcctctttATTGGCCTTGAATGCAGCCAGCTCTTGCTTGTAGCGCTGCAGTTCCTCTCCCTGGACGAGGAACGCACTCTCCTGCCCTTGTAGCTCAACTAGAAGACCAGAGATGTGCTGACTCTGCTTCTCAAAGGCCATGGTTAGCTGCTTTGTCTGACGTGTCACctgtgaggaaaataaaacaggactgaaagatggagaaaagagaaagagtgcCTACTCTCAAACGTCCTTCAAATATAATTCCTAAATATTAAGATGCCGAATGGTTTTCTTTGTATCTTATCAATATAATCTATTCGGCTGTGGCGGGACAAACTTAATGTACCTGGACTGTATTTCCACCACCTCTTACCTGGCTCTGCAGACCCTCCAGCTTCACCTGGTACTGGTGAGCACGTTCGGCCTCCTTTGTCTTCTCATTCTGCAGCCGCAACACCTCTTTGGCCAAGTCCGCCGAGGCAGGCTCCACCTTttggaggtgagggaggggagacCCTCCCACGTAGTTCTGTCTGTCAGAGGTGATCACACCGGTCTGCCCGTCGTCTGACGGAGAGGGGAGCTCAGGATCCTGGACTAAATCTGCTGTGGCCTGAGAAACGAGCATGTTGCGTTGGTTGGTGGACTGGCAGAAGAGGAGGTGCCGCtctggggaggggaggagcttGTTGTCGCAGCGAACAACGTTGGAGTTGAGCTCGTCGCCGCGGAGGTCAAAGTATGTCAGCGGGCTGTCGGCAAATGGGCGTTTCTCCTCTCCCAGTGAGCATTCTTCTCTGCGGCTTTTCAGTTGTTTCAACTCGGCTTTAAGATCTTCCAGTTTCGTACTCTGCTCTTTCTTTACGTCGATGTCCGTGGCCGtaactttgttcctctcctcttccgcTCTCTTCCGCTCTTCTTTTTCTAAGGCCAGCTGTGCCTTTATCTCCgccagctgctgcttcatctgGATATTCAGTTCTATCATTTCACTCTCCCGGTTTTCTAGTGCATTGTTTTgctcctcgctctccctcttgTCCCGTTCCTCCCGTCCTCTTGTTATCTCCGCCTGCAAAGCAGCCATGGCCTTCCTCAACTTCTCAGTCTCCGCCCTCTCCGCCTCTAGCTGTGCCCTCCATTCCTTGTCCTGCTCCGTCTTCTCAACAGCCGCGCTAGAACATTTGCGGCCGAGTTGTTTCAGCCGGGTCCTGGCTTCGGTCTCGGCCCGTCGTTGGGCTTCCAGGTCCTGGAGCCGTTTCTGCAGTTCTTCGCGTGAATCATGTAGCTCTGAGCGCAATGCGGCATTCTCCCTCTTGAGGTCATCAGAGGCCTCGCAACGATCACAGACCACAGACCTGTTGGTGGGCGTGCTGGCAGCAGAACGAGAGGAAGTGGAGAGCACTTGATCAAGTGTGGAGTGCTTGTTTGTCCCAGAGGTGTCCCCGTCTGTGCCCTCATTTCCACTTCTATCCACCGCCTCGTTACTTCCGTGTCCTCCCCTTGGCAAACTCTCAGATTCTGGGGCGATACGGTCAGTGACGTGTTCGGAGCCTTCTCCCGGCTCTCGGTCAGATGGGTAAGATGCTGCCATCTCAGTCCTCCTCTTATCCACATCCACGTCCTCTTCGCCCTTCTGCTCGGGTAGCGCGGTGACACTGGACCTCTTGACGTGAGGTGAAGGTTGAGAAGCAGGAGAGTAAGATGGTTGAGGGGAGAAACTTTTCCCAACGGGGCACAACTGGACAGGCTGTAGAGGGGCTGCTGGGACGGCTTTTTGCTCTGGAGTTAAAtaggaaagaaacacaaacatagtaaaaaaaaggcttttcttaCAGACCGTACATGCACCAAGAAGTCTTTGGCTGAAGGACAAGCAGAGGAGTCGGGGCGTGTCTCTATTTCTAAATATTGgcttaaaggctggcgcatgcttctgcgtttgcgtcgttgcgtcgacgcactcgtttcaattcatgcttctaaaagtcttgcgtgtgttgcagagcatttcacctccagaacaacaggcggagtaacgtgttttgttgaagacgacctagagagtcacgtctatttgtttatttatgtatcatagacgttattgccccgtgcatcgccactgctgcttttcatcgcggacacatttgtcccgtattttcctccacaactttgtgcacctctcaacCGGCAAActggcgtttgcggcgatctccctccgtgaatccaacccgcttctacaacccgccaatgatggcttgtataagcggtcatatttgcgcatttcttccgacaaaagtaaaaaaataaatggaggTATCGGGTTATGAAAGcggtgagactccgtaaaggatgtagttagcggaccaatcgcagccttgtgcgctgcgggaggcttgcgttcattgcgtcgctttcgacgcaagcctagaaaaatggctcgactcacgcaaggacgcaaggaggtgtgaaaaggcacacaagggacatgcaagggggtcttgcgtctgcgtcgctctgaaaacgcagaagcataaactatgCTTTAGTTGCCTGCGTTTTAATTTGAGAGAATTGATGGCACATgaatgaccagcagggggcagctcTGAGATGAGACTTTTGCATTAGAGGGGAATTGGCATGGCATTTATTATAAATCCATGAACGTCTAGCAGTCATCAAGAATGAACTTAAACAATGAATATACCTATATGAAATCCTAATTAATCATCACTTGCCCTGCTTAGGTGACATTGGGCAAGACACCAAATCCCAAGAAATGTATGATTGCTTGACCCCCTGTAGATGCAGCTCAGGCTTTGTCCTCGCTCCTCACCCTGCAGTTCTTTGATGAGACGGAGGGCGTCGACTCGCTCCTCGGCCAGCgtcctccccacctcctccagagCTCGCTCTCTCTTCCTGCTCTGCTCCAGAGTCACTGCCACACCCTCAGCCTCCCGCAGAGCTTCCTAatgggaggacacacacacacgcgcacacgtgaATCTAGCGAAAGAGGACTTCCAGAGGAGTAACTTTGTAGGAGCTGTATATTGATAGCTACATAAAATCATAGCATCACAATAGCAACAAACCAGACAAACAGGCTACAGATAAATGCAGCCTTTATGCTGACGTCGCTAACTGCTTTACATGTGctgaatacacaaacaaactctgGAGTGTTAAAATGAGACGGTACCAAGCCGTGGTCCAAGGgttccagtttaaaaaaaagctttcttgTTTGCAAGTTTAGCCATTCACCACCGAGCAACATTTAAAGTTGAGTGGGCTTTTTACAGTAGGATATCAAGGCTTATTTCTAAGTATGTAATAACTTGCCATAGAACTGTGAAATGTTCTCCAATCCTTAACCTTTATATAAAACACCATGCGGCAGCTGGGTGAATAAAGAAGCCACACttatcatttattaaaacattaatacatttttaaacatcttaacatgcaatatttcagtttaaGATGGGTGGAGTTTACTGTGCAGCCACTGCTTGGACTCTaatgaataattaaatcaaGTGACTAGCTAGACGCAGGCCCATCcctagtgtgtatgtgtgtgtgtgtgtgtgtgtgttaccgtcAGCTTGGCTTGTGTCTGTGCCTCTTTCTTCTGGCTCTCCTGCAGCTGTCCCTGCGTCCACTTCAGTTTCTCTTTCAGAGTGTCCAGCTCTTTATTCAGCTCCTGCTTCTGTATGGACAGCTGATGCAGAGTATTAGGACTCAGttactgattaaaaaaaatagtctgCAGGCGCAGTGAAAGGAACAGGGAGCTGGAGATCAATCAGATCAATAAGGGGCACGAGCTTTGTCTAATGTCCTCAGTGGGCATCAGTCTGTTAAGTCCTCCTCACAAGTGTATTGATTATGTTACTAACAGAAATAAACAGGTTACTTTGCTCTACCTGTTTGGATGAATTATGCTTGTGTCTTATCATCGTTCATGTTGGAAACAGCAACACGTACAGTATTAAGTTATGGAGAAGCGGGTAAATAAAAGTCACAATGGGTTGAGAGCTTGATTCTGAGGCAGGAACGATCATTTTACTGTATTAAGTTCATGTCAAATGTAGTGTAACCAGTTCAACAACTTGTAACCACTTTTCGCAGGACGGAGTTCAGTACAAATGAGAGACGTAGCAGAGAATGTTTTACACAACTTAACAGCTCATAAATTATGTCTAGTCAGTTTTTAGTCTTGAATGGGATGTGCATTTACAAACTTCCATCGGCAGCTGAATGTGCCATTTGATATGACACAAACTGGGCCGCCACTGTGTGTTTACTCTCTGTGGCCTTATCAGATATCACCAGATAACATCGGTGTGGTTTACAAAGGGCTCACAGCTGAATGCTCATTGTTAGAACACTTTTTACAAAGCGTCCGAAAAGCATAGGGGTCGGTTTCAATACGGCGAAGGATTCTCCCAACTGAGAGataaaaatgtgtattattgttcaactgattaaaaaaaactagcaCGGCATTCTTTCATATTAAGAAAATTtaagtaaaaagaacaaaatgaaaacaccaCATCTTCAAGCACACTTTTCAGTCATGCATCTACCTCCACCTTCGTCCCGCAGCCATGCCTTCACGCCACGCCGGCTACGAActcttttgttatttctcacaCACAACTTATGAGATTGTTTCACGCGGCCATGGCCAAAAAGCATTCTACACGTAGTCAAACGTCGTCACACGGTCGTTACCTTCGAGGCTCAACCTTTCCAGTGGGGAGAAACCGAGTGGAGGGCGAAGCGGAGAGGACagcgggaggaaaaaaagaggaaacagaaacagaggGCAGGAGAGTGAAACGGAGAGTGAAAGAAATCAACAAGCGTAAGACGCAAGCGTGGGGTCACAAGCCAGAAACGTCCATGGGCCTTTGCTCTAAGTAATACAAGTCCCAGGAAAAACAGGAGAAGGAATTGAAACCAGGAAGGACAAGAAACAGGGAATAGCGGAAAATACTGAGCAGATATATCAACAATGTGAACATAATCCTCTCATAATAACACAGATCTGAATGAAAGGCTTTATCTAGGTACATGTAGTTGTGTGCCTCATTCAAGTGTATAGTTTGTCTACACGTAGTTACCTTGTGTGCGGTTTTACCTTGTCAGCCTGAGCCTGCAGGGCGTTGTGCAGCGTCCTGGCCTGCTGGAGCTCCACGTTGAGCTTATTCACCTCCTGCTGATGCTGCTTTTCCAGACACTGCCTCTCCCTTTGAAGCTCTGTCACatcctggacacacacacacttgagatTGAGCCACAATCCTATTCTTTTTTTACGAGggttgaacaaaaaacaaagtctgATAAATATCTGAAATTCTCCTCCGAGCAtcatctttttatttccccATCGTTCATCCGTCCACATCCTCCATCTCACCCTCTGGTGTTGTTTCTCCAGCTCCTTCCAGCGTTGTTGGTGTTGCAGACGGCTGCTCTCTGCGTTTTGCCTCTGacacttcagctcctccaggagGTGCTTCAGCCTTTGCTCTGCTCCTGAcgcctgccacacacacacacacacacacacaccaacattgaCAACAAACTTCTTTGTTAAAATAAAGGGCTTAAGAGTGTGCACCCTGCTGACGAGTAGTCACATAAACACTTATTCTGAAGTAGACATTTGAAAAAGTGtgggcatgttttttttgtatatttccaACTCTAAACCGGTTTTATCAACTTGCATTTACGCAATTTGTTTTAAGACATTTGTAATATTGTTTTCAATATGAGATCTGCATTTACATTCTGACCCAAGGAAAGCACCAACACTGTGAGACCAGATCCTCTAATCAAATGAGACAATTGTCAGCCTCTCTTTGGAATTCTCCAAAGACTAAATAGatttcaaaaatgtatattatatcAGTTTGATTATTGTGCAGCTCAGAGCAGAACAAGAACACGTCACTCCAGCTCACTCATTTCAAAAGGAGCCGATAATAACAGATTGTGAAAcatgtttgttattttcagAAAAGTCAGAAGTATTTTACCAAACACATTCGCATCGCAGTGGTATGAAAGTGTGGTAGTGCCTGTTTTTACCCGTTCGCTCTCCTGGGCCACGCGTGTGTGTGCCATGCTGAGCTCATGGCGGGCTTTCTGAAGGCCGAGCTCTTTGGCCGCGAGCTCCGTCTTGCTTTGCACCATTTCGCTCTGGATAGACTTGAGCGCCCCAGCCTTCGCACACAGCTCCGCCTCCAGAGCAGTGACACGCCTCCCCGCATCCGCTAGAGATGCTGCTGGACCGGACACACAGGAGACATAACGGTTAACACGCACATCAGCTCGCAGTGTTGTAAGTCTCAGCAGGGGACAGTCGTGTAACCACATACAAGGAGAAtagatattttttatataaacatACAGATATCTTGTAGGGCCTTAAAGAAACGTATCAGTGTAACTAAAAGTTGGCTCTTATTTATTAAAAGTGTAAACAGCTTGCATCCATCCCATCCATGTTCAAGAAGAAACAGCAGTAAAGAAAATATTGAAGTCCCAAAATGAAAGGGACTTGAACGggtggagagcagcagagagccaACAGGGGAGGATAAGaacatttttgtaatttgtaacAATGTTTCCCTCAAAATGAGCATCGACATTATCACCAAGAAGAAGCTTGTTGTCTTACAACAGTcgaaaacacagcagcaacacacaatTCAGTAATGGGGTCAATCCATACAGACCGGCTCACTGCTGGTGTAACGCTGTGTGAAAAAAGCCTGTGGATGTCAGGCTGCTGATTTCAGAAGCCAGTTATGAAATCAATGTATTTCCATTATGTTGACCTGGATCTTTCTCCTTTCTCTGAATTTTACAGTACTACAAAATAAAGTTTAGGATTATTACCCTCATCACTATTCACAGAAAAacatctaataaaaaaaatgttttgtataaTTGTAATGTGTTGTGATTTAAATCACAATTTGTTGTACTACTACTAATATAAAAACAACCTATTCTTCtaagatttacatttacaaaatgtacacTTTACAAAATAGAACCCGAACAAGCAAATCTGGATAAAATCCTCCAACCTGTATGAAGCATGTGACTTTAGACACGACAGTAGAGAAGAGCATAATAAAAGCACGCAGCAGCCTAATGTAAAAAGCAACCCCCCCCGCCACCTGTGTCCCAGCAACTAAAAGAAGAATTTATTGCTTCACATCGAACagcccccttcctcctctgaaCAAACATTCTGAGTGGAACAGAGAGAAAGGGGGTTATTCCACATATCACAATAATTAAGTGTACCGAGAGTCCCTGTAAATCATGAAGTCAATCCTGCTGTAAACTATTTTTACGTAACAAGTGTTGAGTTTACACCAAGTGCATGAGATTTGTTGAGGTAGTCTCAGTCGTTTACTTTAGTTAATTTGGTGTCCCGAATAATAAACCCTCGCTTTAGGAGACCCGTCGCCGTGTTGAGCTGTGTGGTTGAATTTGCAACTGTATTACCATGGTGACCATTTGACATCACTCACTGTCTGTCGCCGTCTTCTGGTCCTTCTCATCCTCACAAACACTCTTCTCCGACTGGCCCTGACTGATGATATCCGTGCAGGGTGTCTGGGGAGAGCTCGGCGACAGTCTCCTGGCCGCTGGCCTCGAGTCGTCCTGTTCCCACGGAAACACGGCAGAGGGAGTGGAGAAGACGTCCGATTGGCCAGACGCATGCCGCTGGGGTGTGCTCTTGTGTTGCGGTCGTGGTAACGAGTTCAAGGCCTCTTCGGAGAACGGGAGCCGCTGcagaagggaggagaaggggagtaacacatttttctt
This window contains:
- the LOC120817121 gene encoding uncharacterized protein LOC120817121 isoform X1; translation: MSWAEEDWTVGLSGRVLQKVKELQVHQERLSRENKQKQLQLDNLHTSLKKQTAKYEEIRGELQYQQRDLRDVQRECKAAVTSNERLAQDLQTKQSQVCSLEGQVAATRTLNNKLTLEIKRLEAELEKLQNSSRSADTTPLSSPGWNTTLPWEHNVSRKEERPGYRDDGQSRGFHIRRLPFSEEALNSLPRPQHKSTPQRHASGQSDVFSTPSAVFPWEQDDSRPAARRLSPSSPQTPCTDIISQGQSEKSVCEDEKDQKTATDTASLADAGRRVTALEAELCAKAGALKSIQSEMVQSKTELAAKELGLQKARHELSMAHTRVAQESERASGAEQRLKHLLEELKCQRQNAESSRLQHQQRWKELEKQHQRDVTELQRERQCLEKQHQQEVNKLNVELQQARTLHNALQAQADKLSIQKQELNKELDTLKEKLKWTQGQLQESQKKEAQTQAKLTEALREAEGVAVTLEQSRKRERALEEVGRTLAEERVDALRLIKELQEQKAVPAAPLQPVQLCPVGKSFSPQPSYSPASQPSPHVKRSSVTALPEQKGEEDVDVDKRRTEMAASYPSDREPGEGSEHVTDRIAPESESLPRGGHGSNEAVDRSGNEGTDGDTSGTNKHSTLDQVLSTSSRSAASTPTNRSVVCDRCEASDDLKRENAALRSELHDSREELQKRLQDLEAQRRAETEARTRLKQLGRKCSSAAVEKTEQDKEWRAQLEAERAETEKLRKAMAALQAEITRGREERDKRESEEQNNALENRESEMIELNIQMKQQLAEIKAQLALEKEERKRAEEERNKVTATDIDVKKEQSTKLEDLKAELKQLKSRREECSLGEEKRPFADSPLTYFDLRGDELNSNVVRCDNKLLPSPERHLLFCQSTNQRNMLVSQATADLVQDPELPSPSDDGQTGVITSDRQNYVGGSPLPHLQKVEPASADLAKEVLRLQNEKTKEAERAHQYQVKLEGLQSQVTRQTKQLTMAFEKQSQHISGLLVELQGQESAFLVQGEELQRYKQELAAFKANKEAEERKREEEMMIKEVEDGEQKEVTQYEITLHIPGLQSMQEKESPVPVLTANSLEDSGYDAQRSQLEIVTADAEIPEPFSNESDVEALRTGDRRPASQDRTLSNHSSAEDAASADMDAELLALRQEIRLLKQLVGGVAPSGPSAPGTPALHTDSGKQEDSVEQSHNTGSAALSCSAERSSQSVPDNIGTDARQPLPQDVGRMKDEGDLAMENWRTTKAEEELESVPELQIKRLQQQVEELQRSLRSLSEETELQAEELVRWRLSAQPAPDNQNETRDQIPAVTQPQWNQWPAAEKNRRRAQTAEESFGIVSVVREDELFVSCSSGTLQGRLLSSRLQNSKLPEEKTLNPSEKTFQECDQIVQESEKENHEFSVLHQLNTCQTLQEKRDTEVIQMLSEKAGQPHATKDSIKVSRPKQSKLAECSTGSPESVSDAPRAPDDHKPTRDSSDKDVRTEMRSVGSQTEESLSPRRAPTTSDLRCAYTQTEENEQEDLVDPPPVSAAASLGGAELRDVFLGSFPIPADPARLAERIRRNRTQLSAAFDDTEYEPYGLPDVVMKGFADIPSGPSCPYIVRRGLLGTTVVPVAPKDQRHEEETD
- the LOC120817121 gene encoding uncharacterized protein LOC120817121 isoform X2 → MSWAEEDWTVGLSGRVLQKVKELQVHQERLSRENKQKQLQLDNLHTSLKKQTAKYEEIRGELQYQQRDLRDVQRECKAAVTSNERLAQDLQTKQSQVCSLEGQVAATRTLNNKLTLEIKRLEAELEKLQNSSRSADTTPLSSPGWNTTLPWEHNVSRKEERPGYRDDGQSRGFHIRRLPFSEEALNSLPRPQHKSTPQRHASGQSDVFSTPSAVFPWEQDDSRPAARRLSPSSPQTPCTDIISQGQSEKSVCEDEKDQKTATDTSLADAGRRVTALEAELCAKAGALKSIQSEMVQSKTELAAKELGLQKARHELSMAHTRVAQESERASGAEQRLKHLLEELKCQRQNAESSRLQHQQRWKELEKQHQRDVTELQRERQCLEKQHQQEVNKLNVELQQARTLHNALQAQADKLSIQKQELNKELDTLKEKLKWTQGQLQESQKKEAQTQAKLTEALREAEGVAVTLEQSRKRERALEEVGRTLAEERVDALRLIKELQEQKAVPAAPLQPVQLCPVGKSFSPQPSYSPASQPSPHVKRSSVTALPEQKGEEDVDVDKRRTEMAASYPSDREPGEGSEHVTDRIAPESESLPRGGHGSNEAVDRSGNEGTDGDTSGTNKHSTLDQVLSTSSRSAASTPTNRSVVCDRCEASDDLKRENAALRSELHDSREELQKRLQDLEAQRRAETEARTRLKQLGRKCSSAAVEKTEQDKEWRAQLEAERAETEKLRKAMAALQAEITRGREERDKRESEEQNNALENRESEMIELNIQMKQQLAEIKAQLALEKEERKRAEEERNKVTATDIDVKKEQSTKLEDLKAELKQLKSRREECSLGEEKRPFADSPLTYFDLRGDELNSNVVRCDNKLLPSPERHLLFCQSTNQRNMLVSQATADLVQDPELPSPSDDGQTGVITSDRQNYVGGSPLPHLQKVEPASADLAKEVLRLQNEKTKEAERAHQYQVKLEGLQSQVTRQTKQLTMAFEKQSQHISGLLVELQGQESAFLVQGEELQRYKQELAAFKANKEAEERKREEEMMIKEVEDGEQKEVTQYEITLHIPGLQSMQEKESPVPVLTANSLEDSGYDAQRSQLEIVTADAEIPEPFSNESDVEALRTGDRRPASQDRTLSNHSSAEDAASADMDAELLALRQEIRLLKQLVGGVAPSGPSAPGTPALHTDSGKQEDSVEQSHNTGSAALSCSAERSSQSVPDNIGTDARQPLPQDVGRMKDEGDLAMENWRTTKAEEELESVPELQIKRLQQQVEELQRSLRSLSEETELQAEELVRWRLSAQPAPDNQNETRDQIPAVTQPQWNQWPAAEKNRRRAQTAEESFGIVSVVREDELFVSCSSGTLQGRLLSSRLQNSKLPEEKTLNPSEKTFQECDQIVQESEKENHEFSVLHQLNTCQTLQEKRDTEVIQMLSEKAGQPHATKDSIKVSRPKQSKLAECSTGSPESVSDAPRAPDDHKPTRDSSDKDVRTEMRSVGSQTEESLSPRRAPTTSDLRCAYTQTEENEQEDLVDPPPVSAAASLGGAELRDVFLGSFPIPADPARLAERIRRNRTQLSAAFDDTEYEPYGLPDVVMKGFADIPSGPSCPYIVRRGLLGTTVVPVAPKDQRHEEETD